From a single Novipirellula caenicola genomic region:
- the cimA gene encoding citramalate synthase: protein MNAKPILIYDTTLRDGSQGEGVSFSLQDKLNIAERLAEIGIDFIEGGYPLSNEKDVAFFREIKKRNLGNSKVCAFGMTRRKSMKAEDDPGMKALVQAETPCITLVGKTWDYHATEVLRVTLEENLAMIGESGEFLARSAELIYDAEHFFDGYNANPEYAIKTLKAAASAGATWLSLCDTNGGTLPERIREVTAAAIEALADYDVQIGIHCHNDCELAVANSLAAVDAGATQVQGTINGIGERCGNVDLITVMSNLSLKKKGYSVLGGRSLKPLTELSRFVYETANLQWRNNQPFVGQSAFAHKGGMHVHAINKAAKTYEHIDPALVGNERRILVSELSGRSNIAALANKHNLEDDRELMDKILAEVVRLENQGYQFENAGASFDLLVKRVSGTYTPHFETIKYRVVAGDRSTESEQRSVFAEAIIKLKVGETLWFDAAEGHGPINALDAALRKALADEYPMLAEMRLTDYKVRVVESSSGTEASIRVNIESCDEHESWGTIGVSENIIEASWSALVDAVEYKLHKSEKK, encoded by the coding sequence ATGAACGCCAAACCCATCTTGATCTACGACACAACGCTCCGAGACGGTTCTCAGGGCGAAGGTGTCAGTTTCTCGCTTCAAGACAAGCTAAATATTGCCGAGCGGTTGGCCGAAATTGGCATCGACTTTATCGAAGGAGGCTACCCGCTGTCGAACGAGAAGGATGTGGCGTTCTTTCGTGAGATCAAAAAACGCAACCTGGGCAACAGCAAGGTGTGTGCGTTTGGAATGACCCGGCGGAAATCGATGAAAGCCGAAGACGACCCCGGGATGAAAGCGCTAGTGCAAGCCGAAACCCCTTGCATCACCTTGGTCGGAAAAACGTGGGACTATCACGCCACCGAGGTGCTTCGCGTTACACTCGAAGAAAACTTGGCGATGATTGGCGAGAGCGGCGAATTTCTTGCGCGCAGTGCGGAATTGATCTACGACGCCGAGCATTTCTTTGACGGCTACAACGCCAACCCTGAATACGCGATCAAAACGCTAAAGGCTGCGGCGTCCGCCGGAGCCACTTGGTTGAGTCTGTGTGACACCAACGGCGGCACGTTGCCCGAACGCATTCGCGAAGTCACCGCAGCGGCGATCGAGGCGTTGGCGGATTACGATGTGCAAATCGGTATCCATTGCCACAACGATTGCGAGCTGGCGGTCGCCAATTCGCTCGCCGCGGTCGATGCCGGCGCGACTCAGGTGCAAGGGACGATCAACGGCATCGGTGAACGTTGTGGCAACGTCGACTTGATCACGGTGATGTCAAATCTGTCGCTCAAAAAGAAGGGCTACAGCGTGTTGGGCGGACGATCGCTAAAACCGCTGACCGAACTGAGTCGTTTTGTTTATGAAACCGCCAACCTGCAGTGGCGTAACAACCAACCGTTTGTTGGGCAAAGTGCATTCGCGCACAAGGGGGGCATGCATGTCCACGCGATCAACAAAGCCGCAAAGACGTACGAGCACATCGATCCCGCCTTGGTCGGCAATGAACGTCGCATCTTAGTGAGCGAGCTGTCCGGTCGCAGCAACATCGCTGCGTTGGCGAACAAGCACAACTTGGAAGACGACCGCGAGTTGATGGACAAGATCTTGGCCGAAGTCGTTCGTCTCGAGAACCAAGGCTACCAATTTGAAAACGCAGGCGCCTCGTTCGACCTGCTAGTCAAACGCGTTTCGGGGACCTACACACCCCACTTTGAAACGATCAAATACCGAGTGGTCGCCGGCGACCGAAGCACCGAGAGCGAACAGCGAAGTGTGTTTGCCGAAGCAATCATCAAACTCAAGGTCGGCGAAACCTTGTGGTTCGATGCCGCCGAAGGGCATGGACCGATCAACGCTTTGGACGCCGCGCTTCGCAAGGCGCTTGCCGATGAATACCCGATGCTCGCCGAGATGCGATTGACCGACTACAAAGTACGCGTGGTCGAATCGAGCAGTGGCACCGAGGCATCGATCCGAGTGAACATCGAAAGCTGCGATGAGCACGAATCATGGGGCACCATTGGCGTCAGCGAAAACATCATCGAAGCAAGCTGGAGCGCGCTGGTTGATGCCGTCGAATACAAACTTCACAAATCCGAAAAAAAGTAA
- a CDS encoding TIGR01212 family radical SAM protein (This family includes YhcC from E. coli K-12, an uncharacterized radical SAM protein.) produces MATVCKLIDSEFNERLAWQSEKLPFNAFGASLRRRFGGRIQRVSIDAGFTCPNVDGAVARGGCNFCDNRSFSPSRRVRLKQVSEQLATGIETVTKRYDKVAGFIAYFQPATNTYAPVEQLEEVFRLALSIDPRVVGLAVGTRPDCVPESVLALLETLARETYVSLEFGMQTIHDAGLDWMNRAHDHASMINAIDRSRGRGFECCSHVILGIPGETHAMMMETATEIGRLGFDAVKIHNLYAVLGTPLGDQVQSGEIVLMQREEYIHTVVDFLERIPAEVIVERVSGDAPSNYLIEPKWCLEKSSLRLAIEQEFKRRGTRQGSHFVAPEIPPAERPRPADETPESIRNQIDLGRRLPVLKIEKNGVRTQQ; encoded by the coding sequence ATGGCAACGGTTTGTAAATTGATCGACTCCGAATTCAATGAACGATTAGCATGGCAATCGGAAAAACTGCCATTTAACGCATTTGGCGCTTCGTTGCGTCGTCGTTTTGGAGGCCGAATTCAACGCGTCAGCATCGATGCGGGGTTCACCTGCCCCAACGTTGACGGGGCGGTAGCACGCGGTGGTTGCAATTTTTGTGACAATCGGTCGTTCAGCCCGTCTCGCCGAGTCCGCCTGAAACAGGTCAGTGAACAATTGGCGACCGGGATCGAGACGGTCACCAAGCGGTACGACAAAGTCGCAGGCTTTATCGCCTATTTCCAGCCGGCAACGAACACCTACGCGCCGGTCGAGCAGCTCGAAGAGGTGTTCCGATTGGCGCTTTCGATCGACCCTCGCGTGGTCGGGTTGGCGGTTGGCACCCGCCCGGATTGTGTGCCCGAGAGCGTGTTGGCACTGCTGGAAACACTGGCTCGGGAAACGTATGTCTCGCTCGAATTTGGGATGCAAACGATCCACGATGCTGGATTGGATTGGATGAACCGGGCTCATGATCACGCCAGCATGATCAATGCGATCGACCGCAGCCGTGGCCGCGGATTTGAATGCTGCAGTCACGTGATTTTGGGAATTCCAGGCGAAACTCATGCGATGATGATGGAAACGGCGACCGAAATCGGCCGCTTAGGCTTTGACGCGGTCAAAATTCACAATCTGTATGCCGTTTTGGGCACGCCCCTGGGCGACCAAGTGCAGAGCGGTGAGATTGTGTTGATGCAGCGTGAGGAATACATCCACACGGTGGTCGATTTCTTGGAACGGATTCCAGCCGAGGTGATTGTCGAACGCGTCAGCGGTGATGCTCCGTCAAACTACCTGATCGAACCAAAATGGTGCCTGGAAAAATCGTCACTCCGTTTGGCGATCGAACAAGAGTTCAAGCGACGGGGAACCCGTCAGGGATCCCATTTTGTTGCTCCCGAGATCCCGCCCGCCGAGCGTCCGCGGCCCGCCGACGAGACCCCCGAGTCCATTCGTAATCAAATTGATCTCGGACGCCGACTCCCGGTGCTGAAGATCGAGAAAAACGGGGTGCGAACGCAGCAATAG